From a region of the Corvus cornix cornix isolate S_Up_H32 chromosome 2, ASM73873v5, whole genome shotgun sequence genome:
- the GFOD1 gene encoding glucose-fructose oxidoreductase domain-containing protein 1 isoform X2: MSGIGKNVICDRTATPLDAFRMMTAAHYYPKLMSIMGNVLRFLPAFVKMKQLIQEGYVGELLVCEVQVHSGSLLGKKYNWSCDDLMGGGGLHSVGTYIIDLLTFLTSQKAVKVHGLLKTFVKQTDHIKGIRQITSDDFCTFQMVLEGGVCCTVTLNFNIPGEFKQDIIVVGSAGRLIVIGTDLYGQSNSSPQRELLLKDSTPVSNSLLPEKAFSDIPSPYLRGTIKMVQAVRQAFEDQDDRRTWDGRPLTMAATFDDCLYALCVVDTIKKSNQLGEWQNISIMTEEPELSPAYLISEAMRKSRMSLYC; this comes from the coding sequence GCATTGGGAAAAACGTCATCTGTGACAGAACGGCAACTCCCCTGGATGCCTTTAGGATGATGACTGCGGCTCATTATTACCCAAAGCTCATGAGTATCATGGGGAATGTTTTGCGCTTCCTGCCTGCTTTCGTGAAGATGAAGCAGCTGATCCAGGAGGGTTACGTcggggagctgctggtgtgCGAGGTGCAGGTGCACAGCGGGAGCCTGCTGGGCAAGAAGTACAACTGGAGCTGTGATGACCTGATGGGAGGCGGGGGCTTGCACTCGGTCGGCACCTACATCATTGACCTGCTGACCTTCCTCACCAGCCAGAAGGCCGTGAAGGTGCACGGGTTGCTCAAGACCTTCGTGAAGCAGACGGACCACATCAAGGGCATCCGGCAGATCACCAGCGACGACTTCTGTACGTTTCAGATGGTCCTGGAAGGGGGTGTGTGCTGCACGGTGACGCTCAACTTCAACATCCCGGGGGAGTTCAAACAGGACATCATCGTGGTGGGCTCGGCGGGACGGCTGATTGTGATAGGTACTGATCTCTATGGACAGAGCAACAGCTCTCCTCAGCGGGAGCTCCTGCTGAAGGACTCCACGCCAGTCAGCAACTCCTTGCTTCCAGAGAAAGCCTTCAGTGACATCCCGTCCCCCTACCTGCGGGGCACCATTAAGATGGTCCAGGCTGTCCGGCAGGCCTTTGAGGACCAGGATGACAGGAGGACCTGGGACGGGAGGCCCCTTACGATGGCTGCCACTTTTGATGACTGTCTGTATGCCCTGTGTGTGGTGGACACCATTAAAAAGTCAAACCAGCTGGGGGAGTGGCAGAACATTTCAATCATGACTGAGGAGCCAGAACTGAGCCCGGCATACTTGATCAGCGAAGCCATGCGGAAGAGCAGGATGTCTCTGTACTGCTAG